One stretch of Pomacea canaliculata isolate SZHN2017 linkage group LG11, ASM307304v1, whole genome shotgun sequence DNA includes these proteins:
- the LOC112576256 gene encoding uncharacterized protein LOC112576256 yields MFRKKSISFGPCIMSIEAQQSPPPRQCSVQQYPANNYSDDANLVALDQIIFDGIFREVSSRGVRELLLHAQLHMSEGNWCTAKSLCRQALDRCSNELDRRKLRLVLTEMDLYQDRAVHELLDANRKLDWVDIGRRPVEKLFESHHDMPQSIFFIRHENSGVSRHHDDVGCSVRFTVGRRLLSHQYRAGKIGELHCSLITPTMLLGTLEDQRVREDGVVIYYRPFLPAEKLLIMHRLLEESNMADFELVYPFPVLHPVSREELCCPTDGWQISEELAEQLEEGEEILRECSREFLRSLKKTGLRLFDPACCNGIFLEDMKRAVADAYTVGQDLSSNMVRYARSRLDEVHCGDCRQPAIADNSVDVVFCRFLNSEVVKTADVMELLLPPSRCVKVGGHLVIFGHTPVLLSAADLRQLNGWKLLSCVAGSARWNGIFQFYVCQRIS; encoded by the exons ATGTTCAGGAAAAAGTCCATCAGCTTCGGGCCTTGCATCATGTCTATCGAAGCCCAGCAATCTCCGCCGCCTCGGCAGTGCTCAGTGCAGCAGTATCCAGCCAACAACTATTCAGACGATGCTAATCTAGTCGCCCTCGACCAAATCATCTTCGACGGCATCTTCCGCGAGGTGAGCTCTCGCGGGGTACGCGAGTTGCTTCTGCACGCGCAGCTGCACATGTCGGAGGGGAACTGGTGCACGGCCAAGTCGCTGTGTCGCCAGGCGCTGGACCGCTGCAGCAACGAGCTGGACCGACGTAAGCTGCGCCTGGTGCTGACGGAGATGGACCTGTACCAGGACCGCGCCGTGCACGAGCTCCTGGACGCCAACCGGAAGCTGGACTGGGTGGACATCGGTCGGCGACCCGTGGAGAAGCTGTTCGAGAGTCACCACGACATGCCGCAGAGCATCTTCTTCATTCGCCACGAGAACAGCGGCGTCAGCCGACACCACGATGACGTGGGCTGCAGCGTGCGGTTCACCGTGGGGAGGCGGCTGTTGTCCCACCAGTACCGCGCCGGTAAGATCGGAGAGCTGCACTGCAGCCTCATCACCCCCACCATGCTGCTGGGCACTCTGGAAGATCAACGAGTGCGAGAGGATGGGGTTGTCATCTATTATCGCCCCTTTCTCCCGGCCGAGAAGCTTCTCATCATGCATCGCTTGCTGGAGGAGAGCAACATGGCGGACTTTGAGCTGGTCTACCCATTTCCCGTCCTGCATCCAGTCAGCCGTGAAGAGCTGTGCTGTCCCACAGACGGCTGGCAGATCAGCGAGGAGCTCGCGGAGCAGCTGGAGGAGGGCGAG GAGATTCTTCGCGAATGTTCACGCGAATTCCTCAGAAGCCTGAAGAAGACGGGTCTGCGTCTGTTCGACCCCGCCTGCTGTAACGGCATCTTCCTGGAGGACATGAAGCGAGCGGTTGCTGACGCCTACACCGTGGGTCAGGACCTCAGCTCCAACATGGTTCGCTACGCTCGGTCGCGACTGGACGAGGTTCACTGCGGCGACTGCCGGCAGCCGGCCATTGCCGACAACAGCGTCGACGTCGTGTTCTGCAG ATTTCTAAACTCAGAAGTAGTCAAGACAGCTGACGTCATGGAGCTGTTGCTGCCTCCAAGCCGATGCGTCAAGGTGGGCGGACACCTGGTCATCTTCGGACACACCCCCGTCCTTCTGTCTGCCGCCGATCTCAGACAACTGAACGGGTGGAAGCTTCTGAGCTGTGTAGCGGGTAGCGCGCGCTGGAACGGAATCTTCCAGTTTTACGTTTGTCAGCGAATTAGTTAA